A stretch of Brassica rapa cultivar Chiifu-401-42 chromosome A08, CAAS_Brap_v3.01, whole genome shotgun sequence DNA encodes these proteins:
- the LOC103835707 gene encoding putative RING-type E3 ubiquitin transferase C3H69, giving the protein MSKRILCKFFAHGACLKGDNCEFSHDWKDPSNNICTFYQRGNCSYGSRCRYEHVKPSRPPHPSPASSSTYLSSPFVSERDLSSSPAWTLASLDNEVNNTDATKPEDQPICSYAAAGDCPRGDQCPHIHGDLCPTCQKHCLHPFRPVEREEHKRSCEKKHKQLEALKLSQDVECCVCLERVLSKPTPAERKFGILTECDHAFCIGCIRNWRSSSPSTGMDVNSTLRACPICRKLSYFVVPSVIWFSDPEEKKGIMDNYRDKLRSIDCKHFNFGDGNCPFGTSCFYKHAFHDGRLEEVVLRHLDAEDGQTVIAKDIRLSDFLENMHI; this is encoded by the exons ATTTGCACTTTCTACCAGAGAGGCAACTGCTCTTACGGAAGCAGATGCAGGTACGAACATGTCAAACCTTCTCgccctcctcacccatctcctGCCTCATCTTCCACCTACCTATCTTCTCCCTTTGTTTCCGAAAGAGATTTAAGCTCATCACCAGCGTGGACTTTGGCTTCCTTAGACAACGAGGTCAACAACACTGACGCAACCAAACCAGAAGACCAACCCATCTGCTCATACGCCGCAGCCGGCGACTGCCCACGCGGCGACCAATGCCCCCACATCCACGGAGACCTCTGCCCAACGTGTCAGAAACATTGCTTGCATCCCTTCAGACCAGTGGAGAGAGAGGAGCACAAGAGATCGTGCGAGAAGAAGCATAAGCAGCTCGAAGCGTTGAAACTTAGCCAGGACGTGGAGTGCTGCGTCTGCTTGGAGCGTGtgctctccaaacccactccgGCCGAACGGAAGTTCGGGATACTCACCGAGTGTGATCACGCTTTCTGCATAGGGTGCATCAGGAACTGGCGTAGCAGCTCTCCTTCCACTGGTATGGATGTCAACAGCACGCTCAGGGCTTGCCCCATATGCCGCAAGCTATCGTATTTCGTTGTTCCTAGTGTCATATGGTTCTCAGATCCTGAGGAGAAAAAGGGAATTATGGACAACTACAGGGACAAGCTCAGGTCAATTGATTGTAAGCACTTCAATTTTGGAGATGGGAACTGTCCATTTGGGACAAGTTGCTTCTACAAG CATGCGTTTCATGATGGTCGTTTGGAGGAAGTGGTTCTAAGGCATCTGGATGCAGAAGATGGGCAGACTGTGATAGCTAAAGATATAAG GTTGTCTGACTTTCTTGAGAATATGCACATATGA
- the LOC103835708 gene encoding agamous-like MADS-box protein AGL104, which yields MFFSLSWRLLDQHYSKFPFVSRETSSCYVNMGRVKLEIKRIENTTNRQVTFSKRRNGLIKKAYELSILCDIDIALIMFSPSDRLSLFSGKTRIEDVFTRFINLSNQERENALVFPDQDRRPDIQSKEYLLRILQQLKTENDIALQLTNPAAIKSDVEELEQEVCRLQQQLQMAEEELRRYEPDPVRFTSMEDYEVCEKQLLDTLTHVVQRREHLVNSHLSSYEASTMQQGIAGPFANGVLEGWLPENGHNQVNLFDASAHSNQLRELSSAMYEPLLQGSSSSSNQNNMSECHVTNHNGDMFSEWAQAYSSSALFPSMNQHGSVGPSIEEMIPGQQSEIPAVTTMEAPQQAKLEMVDDYETRVPQLSSQ from the exons atgtttttttctctctcttggAGATTACTTGATCAGCATTACAGCAAATTCCCATTTGTATCAAGAGAAACCTCTTCTTGCTACGTCAATATGGGTCGGGTGAAACTGGAGATCAAAAGAATTGAGAACACAACGAATCGACAAGTAACCTTCTCAAAACGTAGAAATGGTTTGATTAAGAAAGCTTATGAATTGTCGATTCTCTGCGACATCGACATTGCTCTTATCATGTTCTCTCCTTCCGATCGTCTTAGCCTCTTTTCAGGCAAAACTAG GATCGAAGATGTTTTCACAAGGTTTATAAATCTCTCTAACCAAGAAAGAGAGAA TGCTCTAGTCTTTCCTGACCAGGATAGACGCCC GGACATCCAAAGCAAAGAG TATCTATTAAGGATTTTGCAGCAGCTCAAGACTGAAAATGACATCGCTCTTCAACTCACCAA CCCTGCAGCTATCAAGTCCGATGTCGAG GAACTTGAGCAAGAAGTGTGTAGATTACAACAACAACTCCAAATGGCAGAGGAAGAACTAAG GAGATACGAACCGGATCCAGTAAGATTCACTAGCATGGAGGATTATGAAGTTTGTGAGAAGCAACTTCTCGACACGTTAACACATGTTGTCCAACGACGAGAGCATCTCGTAAACAGCCATTTATCTTCATACGAAGCATCCACTATGCAACAAGGCATTGCAGGTCCTTTTGCAAACGGCGTCCTCGAAGGTTGGTTGCCTGAAAATGGACACAATCAAGTCAATTTATTTGATGCATCGGCTCATTCTAACCAACTCAG AGAATTGTCATCGGCTATGTACGAACCATTGTTGCAAGGTAGTAGCTCAAGTTCGAACCAAAACAACATGAGTGAATGTCACGTAACGAATCACAATGGTGACATGTTCTCTGAGTGGGCCCAGGCGTATTCATCATCGGCCTTGTTCCCTTCTATGAACCag CATGGAAGTGTAGGACCCAGTATAGAGGAAATGATACCAGGTCAGCAAAGTGAAATCCCGGCAGTGACCACTATGGAGGCACCACAACAAGCTAAGCTTGAAATGGTCGACGACTATGAAACAAGAGTTCCACAGCTCAGTAGCCAATAA
- the LOC103836261 gene encoding cysteine protease XCP2: protein MILTEEDLIGGVQKEQEFAYKDFDVRLCLNLLSGERKEPCTMSRTKALAEVIGRFWTVAAVEGVNKIVTANLTAFGFMDYAFEYVVNNVFARKRIILTLWKKELSKCKRFLYESEMVTISGHQDARRNDEKNLLKALAHQSLSVAIDASARDFQRVVDLDHGVTAVGYGSSKGSDYIIVKNSWGPTWRVGRKVTSG, encoded by the exons ATGATATTGACGGAGGAAGACCTGATCGGGGGTGTTCAG AAAGAGCAAGAGTTCGCTTATAAGGACTTTGATGTGAGGCTTTGCCTAAATCTGTTGAGTGGAGAACGAAAGGAGCCGTGCACTATGTCAAGAACCAAGGCTCTTGCG GAAGTTATTGGGCGTTTTTGGACAGTTGCTGCAGTGGAAGGTGTAAACAAGATTGTGACCGCAAACTTGACAGCATT TGGTTTCATGGATTATGCTTTTGAGTACGTGGTGAATAACGTATTCGCAAGGAAGAGGATTATCCTTACTCTatggaagaaggaactttctaAATGCAAAAGGTTTTTGT atgaatctgaaatGGTAACTATCAGCGGGCACCAAGATGCACGTAGAAATGATGAGAAAAATCTCTTGAAGGCATTGGCTCATCAATCTCTCAGTGTCGCTATTGATGCTTCTGCTAGAGACTTCCAGCG TGTGGTCGATTTGGACCATGGTGTTACTGCAGTTGGGTATGGATCAAGCAAGGGTTCAGATTATATCATTGTGAAAAATTCTTGGGGACCAACATGGAGGGTGGGGAGAAAGGTTACATCAGGATGA
- the LOC103835709 gene encoding uncharacterized protein LOC103835709, with protein MERASSSSSESSSSMGSSSDQTSHFVTSSMLSRTSSSSSSAFGDYIGTESCFDILEENDVVSAPTKPSNRYRYGGRRREEREARAAAAREFPPPIPLLAQTENLLPHMPWVLKRVVTSDGRLILREEKVRHHEYFRAHRANGRLTLDLVPLDDDVFDLPQEPSHYHSDEDDHNDDYDEHECDVDDHHNEVGDDLDDLADNVDESVIITASDDDDGVIHNYDEDKCNVHGGIKDGYRKTILEVAAAEETVVESGGMVGGGGSPRGKCMKSCFVGMTVREIRPVLS; from the coding sequence ATGGAGAGagcctcttcttcctcctccgaGTCATCATCCTCCATGGGTTCTTCTTCTGATCAAACCTCACATTTTGTGACGTCATCCATGCTTTCCCGAacgtcatcatcttcttcctccgcCTTTGGAGACTACATAGGAACGGAGAGCTGCTTCGACATCCTCGAAGAAAACGACGTCGTCTCTGCCCCCACCAAGCCTTCGAACCGCTATCGTTAcggaggaaggaggagagaggAAAGAGAAGCTAGAGCTGCGGCGGCGCGTGAATTTCCTCCACCGATACCTTTGCTTGCTCAGACGGAGAATCTCCTTCCCCACATGCCGTGGGTTCTGAAGCGTGTGGTGACGAGCGACGGGAGGCTTATTCTGAGAGAAGAGAAGGTTCGTCATCACGAGTATTTTCGTGCGCATAGAGCCAATGGCCGTCTCACTCTCGACCTTGTTCCACTAGACGACGATGTTTTCGACCTTCCCCAAGAGCCCTCTCATTACCATTCTGACGAAGATGATCATAATGATGATTATGATGAGCATGAGTGTGATGTTGATGATCATCATAACGAGGTGGGTGATGACTTGGATGATCTGGCGGATAATGTTGATGAGAGTGTTATTATTACGGcatctgatgatgatgatggtgttATCCATAACTATGATGAGGATAAGTGCAATGTGCATGGTGGTATTAAAGATGGATATAGGAAGACTATACTGGAGGTGGCGGCGGCTGAGGAGACGGTGGTGGAAAGCGGAGGGATGGTGGGAGGAGGAGGATCGCCGAGGGGAAAGTGTATGAAGTCTTGTTTTGTTGGTATGACAGTTCGAGAGATCAGACCAGTCCTTAGTTGA
- the LOC103835710 gene encoding inositol-pentakisphosphate 2-kinase has product MEIGLEPKDAVDWSYRGEGAVNLVLAYTGSSPSFLGKMMRIQKMPNDGKEDNGNTSGNGLTSHEKVIWGECKELVSCQNKEIVEFLFVKHVMRPLLGHKHVNPGMRLLVAKEFLESVENIVTSQRPSWRADAASVDTHRNSVLLMDDLTLFAHGRVEDKPCLSVEIKPKCGFLPSSSFIAEENVIKKSITRFEMHQVLKLHDNEISEISEYDPLDLFSGSKDRIHKAIRALYATPQNNFRVFLNGSLVFGGLGGGTCKTTSKVEQDFEQLLKDIIKTKDGSRANHFIELVAETVYTSGVLDHLLDVQKLDKYNIEGAVHVYYDLINQPCRVCKELEKSKTSSTSQFSSMHSIPMAEKVNVLKEFLISATAKDCSVMISFRSTDAVISRSSSHSNLHLESAKQEFDYKVHFIDLDMRPLKKMEVYYELDKKIMNTYLEMVKKKEARGERRAQRQCF; this is encoded by the exons ATGGAGATTGGTTTGGAACCAAAGGATGCAGTTGATTGGTCATATAGAGGTGAAGGAGCTGTTAATTTGGTTCTCGCTTACACTGGATCCTCTCCCTCTTTC TTGGGAAAGATGATGAGAATACAGAAAATGCCAAATGATGGGAAAGAAGATAATGGAAACACAAGTGGAAATGGTCTCACGTCACATGAAAAGGTTATATGGGGAGAATGCAAGGAACTTGTTTCTTGCCAGAACAAGGAGATTGTGGAGTTTTTGTTTGTCAAACATGTCATGAGACCTTTGTTGGGTCATAAACATGTCAATCCTGGA atgcGTCTTCTTGTAGCAAAGGAGTTTCTTGAGTCTGTTGAGAACATTGTGACATCACAGCGACCTTCTTGGCGAGCTGATGCAGCCAGTGTGGATACTCACCGCAATTCTGTTCTTCTCATGGATGATTTGACACTTTTCGCACACG GTCGTGTTGAGGATAAACCATGCTTAAGTGTTGAAATAAAG CCAAAATGTGGATTCCTTCCATCTTCAAGTTTCATAGCAGAAGAAAATGTTATCAAGAAGAGTATAACTCGTTTTGAGATGCACCAAGTACTGAAGCTTCATGATAATGAG ATATCAGAAATCAGTGAATATGATCCTCTGGACCTATTCTCTGGATCGAAAGATAGAATACACAAAGCAATAAGAGCTCTCTACGCGACTCCTCAGAACAACTTCCGCGTGTTCTTGAACGGCTCTCTTGTATTTGGAGGCTTGGGAGGTGGCACATGCAAAACAACCTCAAAGGTTGAACAAGACTTTGAGCAACTACTCAAAGATATTATCAAGACCAAAGATGGTTCACGTGCAAATCATTTCATAGAGCTTGTTGCTGAAACCGTTTACACCTCTGGAGTTCTAGATCATCTCCTAGACGTTCAAAAGCTAGACAAGTATAACATCGAAGGAGCGGTTCACGTGTACTATGACCTCATTAACCAGCCATGCAGAGTGTGCAAAGAGTTGGAAAAGAGTAAAACATCATCAACAAGTCAGTTTAGCTCCATGCATTCGATTCCGATGGCTGAGAAAGTGAATGTTTTGAAGGAGTTTTTGATATCTGCCACCGCAAAAGATTGTAGTGTGATGATAAGCTTTAGATCAACAGATGCTGTGATCTCAAGATCATCTTCTCATAGTAATCTGCATCTTGAATCAGCAAAGCAAGAATTTGATTACAAG GTACATTTCATTGATCTTGATATGAGACCTTTGAAGAAAATGGAAGTCTATTATGAACTAGATAAGAAGATCATGAACACATACTTGGAGAtggtgaaaaagaaagaagcCCGGGGAGAGAGGAGAGCTCAGCGTCAATGCTTCTAA
- the LOC103835711 gene encoding transcription factor TGA3 isoform X1: protein MMMSSSSSNTQAVPFRDMAMYEPFQQSTGWDNTFNTITSNNHNNNNQTSSAVARREADDNNKGNYTSLYNNSVEAEPSSNNDQEEVQINDKMKRRLAQNREAARKSRLRKKAHVQQLEESRLKLSQLEQELVRARQQGLCVTSDATYLGPAGTMNTGIAAFEMEHKHWLEEQNKRVSEIRTALQAHISDVELKMLVDVCLNHYANLFRMKADAAKADVFFLISGMWRTSTERFFQWIGGFRPSELLNVVMPYIEPLTDQQLLEVRNLQQSSQQAEEALSQGLDKLQQGLVENIAVVESLNHGGAQMASAMENLESLEGFVNQADHLRKQSLQQMSKVLTTRQAARGLLALGEYFHRLRALSSLWAARPRN, encoded by the exons ATG atGATGAGCTCATCATCTTCTAATACACAAGCTGTACCATTCAGAGACATGGCGATGTATGAACCGTTCCAACAGTCGACTGGTTGGGATAACACTTTCAACACCATAACTAGTAACAATCATAACAACAACAATCAGACTTCTTCCGCAGTTGCTAGAAGAGAAGCAGATGATAACAATAAA GGAAACTACACTTCTTTGTATAATAACTCTGTTGAAGCAGAACCTTCTAGTAACAATGATCAGGAAGAAGTTCAAATCAATGATAAG ATGAAACGGAGATTGGCTCAGAACAGAGAGGCTGCTCGCAAAAGTCGTTTGAGAAAGAAG GCCCATGTCCAGCAGTTAGAAGAAAGCAGGTTAAAACTATCACAGCTCGAGCAGGAACTCGTAAGAGCTAGGCAGCAG gGATTATGTGTAACATCAGACGCTACTTATCTTGGACCAGCCGGGACCATGAACACAGGGATCGCTGCGTTCGAGATGGAACACAAACACTGGCTAGAAGAACAAAACAAGAGAGTCAGCGAGATTCGAACCGCGCTCCAAGCGCACATCAGCGACGTGGAGCTCAAAATGCTCGTCGACGTTTGCTTGAACCACTACGCCAATCTCTTCCGCATGAAAGCTGATGCTGCGAAGGCTGACGTGTTCTTCTTGATATCCGGAATGTGGAGAACTTCCACCGAACGTTTCTTCCAGTGGATCGGAGGTTTCCGCCCCTCCGAGCTCTTAAAT GTTGTGATGCCGTACATTGAGCCTTTAACTGATCAGCAACTTTTGGAGGTGAGGAACCTTCAGCAGTCGTCTCAGCAAGCAGAGGAGGCTCTCTCTCAAGGCTTGGATAAGCTTCAGCAAGGTTTGGTTGAGAACATTGCTGTTGTTGAGTCTTTGAATCATGGGGGGGCTCAGATGGCTTCAGCCATGGAGAATCTTGAATCTTTGGAGGGTTTTGTGAACCAGGCGGATCATCTGAGAAAGCAGTCTCTGCAGCAAATGAGTAAGGTCTTGACGACAAGACAAGCTGCTCGTGGCTTGCTTGCTTTAGGAGAGTACTTCCACAGGCTTCGTGCTCTAAGTTCTCTTTGGGCAGCTCGTCCACGCAATTAA
- the LOC103835711 gene encoding transcription factor TGA3 isoform X3, which produces MKRRLAQNREAARKSRLRKKAHVQQLEESRLKLSQLEQELVRARQQGLCVTSDATYLGPAGTMNTGIAAFEMEHKHWLEEQNKRVSEIRTALQAHISDVELKMLVDVCLNHYANLFRMKADAAKADVFFLISGMWRTSTERFFQWIGGFRPSELLNVVMPYIEPLTDQQLLEVRNLQQSSQQAEEALSQGLDKLQQGLVENIAVVESLNHGGAQMASAMENLESLEGFVNQADHLRKQSLQQMSKVLTTRQAARGLLALGEYFHRLRALSSLWAARPRN; this is translated from the exons ATGAAACGGAGATTGGCTCAGAACAGAGAGGCTGCTCGCAAAAGTCGTTTGAGAAAGAAG GCCCATGTCCAGCAGTTAGAAGAAAGCAGGTTAAAACTATCACAGCTCGAGCAGGAACTCGTAAGAGCTAGGCAGCAG gGATTATGTGTAACATCAGACGCTACTTATCTTGGACCAGCCGGGACCATGAACACAGGGATCGCTGCGTTCGAGATGGAACACAAACACTGGCTAGAAGAACAAAACAAGAGAGTCAGCGAGATTCGAACCGCGCTCCAAGCGCACATCAGCGACGTGGAGCTCAAAATGCTCGTCGACGTTTGCTTGAACCACTACGCCAATCTCTTCCGCATGAAAGCTGATGCTGCGAAGGCTGACGTGTTCTTCTTGATATCCGGAATGTGGAGAACTTCCACCGAACGTTTCTTCCAGTGGATCGGAGGTTTCCGCCCCTCCGAGCTCTTAAAT GTTGTGATGCCGTACATTGAGCCTTTAACTGATCAGCAACTTTTGGAGGTGAGGAACCTTCAGCAGTCGTCTCAGCAAGCAGAGGAGGCTCTCTCTCAAGGCTTGGATAAGCTTCAGCAAGGTTTGGTTGAGAACATTGCTGTTGTTGAGTCTTTGAATCATGGGGGGGCTCAGATGGCTTCAGCCATGGAGAATCTTGAATCTTTGGAGGGTTTTGTGAACCAGGCGGATCATCTGAGAAAGCAGTCTCTGCAGCAAATGAGTAAGGTCTTGACGACAAGACAAGCTGCTCGTGGCTTGCTTGCTTTAGGAGAGTACTTCCACAGGCTTCGTGCTCTAAGTTCTCTTTGGGCAGCTCGTCCACGCAATTAA
- the LOC103835711 gene encoding transcription factor TGA3 isoform X2: MMSSSSSNTQAVPFRDMAMYEPFQQSTGWDNTFNTITSNNHNNNNQTSSAVARREADDNNKGNYTSLYNNSVEAEPSSNNDQEEVQINDKMKRRLAQNREAARKSRLRKKAHVQQLEESRLKLSQLEQELVRARQQGLCVTSDATYLGPAGTMNTGIAAFEMEHKHWLEEQNKRVSEIRTALQAHISDVELKMLVDVCLNHYANLFRMKADAAKADVFFLISGMWRTSTERFFQWIGGFRPSELLNVVMPYIEPLTDQQLLEVRNLQQSSQQAEEALSQGLDKLQQGLVENIAVVESLNHGGAQMASAMENLESLEGFVNQADHLRKQSLQQMSKVLTTRQAARGLLALGEYFHRLRALSSLWAARPRN; encoded by the exons atGATGAGCTCATCATCTTCTAATACACAAGCTGTACCATTCAGAGACATGGCGATGTATGAACCGTTCCAACAGTCGACTGGTTGGGATAACACTTTCAACACCATAACTAGTAACAATCATAACAACAACAATCAGACTTCTTCCGCAGTTGCTAGAAGAGAAGCAGATGATAACAATAAA GGAAACTACACTTCTTTGTATAATAACTCTGTTGAAGCAGAACCTTCTAGTAACAATGATCAGGAAGAAGTTCAAATCAATGATAAG ATGAAACGGAGATTGGCTCAGAACAGAGAGGCTGCTCGCAAAAGTCGTTTGAGAAAGAAG GCCCATGTCCAGCAGTTAGAAGAAAGCAGGTTAAAACTATCACAGCTCGAGCAGGAACTCGTAAGAGCTAGGCAGCAG gGATTATGTGTAACATCAGACGCTACTTATCTTGGACCAGCCGGGACCATGAACACAGGGATCGCTGCGTTCGAGATGGAACACAAACACTGGCTAGAAGAACAAAACAAGAGAGTCAGCGAGATTCGAACCGCGCTCCAAGCGCACATCAGCGACGTGGAGCTCAAAATGCTCGTCGACGTTTGCTTGAACCACTACGCCAATCTCTTCCGCATGAAAGCTGATGCTGCGAAGGCTGACGTGTTCTTCTTGATATCCGGAATGTGGAGAACTTCCACCGAACGTTTCTTCCAGTGGATCGGAGGTTTCCGCCCCTCCGAGCTCTTAAAT GTTGTGATGCCGTACATTGAGCCTTTAACTGATCAGCAACTTTTGGAGGTGAGGAACCTTCAGCAGTCGTCTCAGCAAGCAGAGGAGGCTCTCTCTCAAGGCTTGGATAAGCTTCAGCAAGGTTTGGTTGAGAACATTGCTGTTGTTGAGTCTTTGAATCATGGGGGGGCTCAGATGGCTTCAGCCATGGAGAATCTTGAATCTTTGGAGGGTTTTGTGAACCAGGCGGATCATCTGAGAAAGCAGTCTCTGCAGCAAATGAGTAAGGTCTTGACGACAAGACAAGCTGCTCGTGGCTTGCTTGCTTTAGGAGAGTACTTCCACAGGCTTCGTGCTCTAAGTTCTCTTTGGGCAGCTCGTCCACGCAATTAA
- the LOC103835712 gene encoding uncharacterized protein LOC103835712 → MSLDGLGGMAMAEAYTARKFHRENMKALTASTATTVGGGTEDNGGGYSLWFFGKRSTKKNSAKVCDLITIE, encoded by the coding sequence ATGTCGCTAGACGGACTAGGAGGGATGGCTATGGCGGAGGCTTACACGGCGAGGAAGTTTCATAGAGAGAACATGAAGGCTTTAACGGCAAGCACAGCCACAACCGTCGGTGGTGGAACTGAAGACAACGGTGGAGGATATAGCCTGTGGTTCTTCGGAAAGCGGAGCACCAAGAAAAACTCGGCTAAAGTTTGTGATCTTATAACTATAGAATAA